One window from the genome of Pedobacter schmidteae encodes:
- a CDS encoding nucleoside permease has protein sequence MNVKFRLTLMSFLQFFVWGAWLITIANYWFGTKQWDGTQFGAIFATMGFASLIMPTLTGIIADKWVNAEVLYGILHILYAAVLFYLPQVNSPNAFFWVMLLAMCFYMPTISLSNSISYTTLKSGRFDVIKDFPPIRVWGTIGFIVAMWTTNLTGNKATAYQFYIAGLAALGLGIYAFTLPKCRPQKLIEEKKSFAQTIGLEAFKLFANYKMALFFIFSMFLGGALQLTNAYGDVFLDEFKLFPTYADSFVIKYSTIIMSISQVSETLFILAIPFFLKQFGIKKVIVIAMFAWVLRFGFFAFGDPAGNLWMIVLSCVVYGMAFDFFNISGSLFVETSTTPKTRSSAQGMFMMMTNGFGAVFGSLISGWMIDKYFTKYYNDVQSLATFANTEADNKHLLSFLKNKGISVLDNGNLSRALDIKDWHHIWLSFTLYALIITIAFAVMFKHKHNSAEEKAIEALNH, from the coding sequence ATGAACGTTAAGTTTCGCTTAACCCTGATGAGTTTTCTGCAATTTTTTGTCTGGGGTGCCTGGCTCATTACCATTGCTAATTATTGGTTTGGAACAAAACAATGGGATGGAACACAATTTGGAGCTATTTTTGCGACCATGGGTTTTGCCTCCCTCATTATGCCAACATTAACGGGCATCATTGCAGATAAATGGGTAAATGCAGAAGTCCTTTATGGCATATTACATATTTTGTATGCCGCAGTATTGTTTTATCTACCCCAGGTAAACAGTCCGAATGCATTTTTCTGGGTAATGTTACTGGCTATGTGTTTCTATATGCCAACCATATCACTCAGCAATTCGATCTCCTACACCACCTTAAAATCAGGTCGATTTGATGTCATTAAAGATTTCCCTCCGATAAGGGTATGGGGCACAATAGGCTTCATAGTAGCCATGTGGACTACCAATCTTACCGGCAACAAAGCCACAGCCTATCAGTTTTATATTGCCGGCCTGGCAGCCCTTGGACTGGGTATTTACGCATTCACCTTACCAAAATGCAGACCGCAAAAATTAATAGAAGAGAAAAAATCTTTTGCCCAAACCATAGGATTGGAAGCATTTAAGCTATTTGCCAATTACAAAATGGCCTTGTTCTTTATTTTTTCTATGTTTTTAGGGGGTGCATTACAACTCACCAATGCGTATGGTGATGTATTTTTGGACGAATTTAAGCTTTTTCCGACCTATGCTGATTCATTTGTGATCAAATATTCAACCATCATCATGTCCATCTCTCAGGTGTCCGAAACCTTGTTTATCCTGGCAATCCCCTTCTTCCTGAAGCAGTTTGGCATCAAAAAAGTGATTGTTATTGCCATGTTTGCCTGGGTTTTACGCTTTGGATTTTTTGCCTTTGGCGACCCTGCAGGTAATTTATGGATGATTGTCCTCTCCTGTGTTGTATATGGTATGGCATTCGATTTCTTCAATATTTCGGGCTCCCTCTTTGTCGAAACCTCTACCACGCCTAAAACCCGCTCATCGGCACAGGGTATGTTCATGATGATGACAAATGGATTTGGCGCTGTTTTTGGCAGTTTGATCTCAGGCTGGATGATCGACAAATACTTCACTAAATATTATAACGATGTACAGTCGCTGGCCACTTTTGCCAATACAGAAGCCGACAATAAACACCTGCTTTCATTTTTAAAAAACAAAGGCATCAGTGTATTGGATAATGGCAACCTGAGCAGGGCCCTGGATATAAAAGACTGGCACCACATATGGCTTTCGTTCACTTTATATGCATTAATCATCACTATTGCATTTGCTGTTATGTTTAAGCACAAACATAATAGTGCAGAAGAAAAAGCCATAGAAGCTTTAAATCATTAA
- a CDS encoding electron transfer flavoprotein subunit beta/FixA family protein, with protein MKILVCISNVPDTTTKITFTNDNTQFNTAGVQFIVNPYDEIALSRAIELCEGGKGTVTVINVGESATEPTIRKALAIGADDAVRINAAPRDAYFTAYQIAEYAKANDFDMILCGRESIDYNGSQVAAMVGEFLDIPSISIIKKLDYDGNTATIEREIEGGKEIISVSGKFVASCAEGTAEPKIPNMRGIMSARTKPLQVVEAKEIAQLSNVQQFETPPPRGTVKLIPADEATKLIDLLHQEAKVI; from the coding sequence ATGAAAATATTAGTTTGTATCAGTAACGTGCCCGACACAACGACAAAAATAACTTTTACCAACGATAATACACAATTCAACACTGCAGGTGTACAATTTATTGTGAATCCATATGACGAAATTGCGCTATCACGAGCAATTGAGCTTTGTGAAGGTGGTAAAGGCACAGTAACAGTGATCAATGTTGGCGAAAGCGCTACCGAACCAACCATAAGAAAAGCATTGGCCATCGGAGCTGATGATGCCGTTAGAATCAATGCTGCGCCAAGAGATGCCTATTTTACTGCTTACCAGATTGCAGAATATGCTAAAGCCAATGATTTTGACATGATCCTGTGTGGACGTGAGTCTATCGATTATAACGGCTCTCAGGTAGCGGCAATGGTAGGTGAATTTTTAGATATTCCTTCCATTTCGATCATCAAAAAATTAGACTATGATGGAAACACAGCCACAATTGAGCGCGAAATTGAAGGCGGTAAAGAGATCATTTCTGTAAGTGGCAAATTTGTAGCCAGTTGTGCCGAAGGTACAGCCGAACCAAAAATTCCAAATATGAGAGGAATTATGTCAGCGCGCACCAAACCATTACAGGTAGTAGAAGCCAAAGAGATAGCCCAACTTAGCAACGTACAACAATTTGAAACCCCTCCGCCACGTGGTACAGTTAAATTAATTCCTGCCGACGAGGCAACGAAACTAATCGACCTGTTGCACCAGGAAGCAAAAGTAATCTAA
- the miaA gene encoding tRNA (adenosine(37)-N6)-dimethylallyltransferase MiaA, producing the protein MSDKKPLLIILGPTASGKTKLAVNLANVLNGEIISADSRQVFEGMDIGTGKDLNEYVINGKKIPYHLIDIRKAGESYNVNEFKEDFFRVFAELTDRNALPVLCGGSGMYIHSLLQDHEYTSIPPNETLRASLAKAETDELKSILSKYSHKFRSHADLSSRKRILRAIEVSAYLSAHTLERKERPVFNYCVIGLEPEVNLRRSRISNRLERRFKEGLIDEVEQLIKNGVSKEKLIFYGLEYKFVVAYLSGENSYDELREKLTIAICQFAKRQMTFFRKMEKDGVKINWIPSDDETDPTAQALSFYNSHFDVIR; encoded by the coding sequence ATGAGCGATAAAAAGCCGTTATTGATCATATTAGGCCCTACAGCTTCGGGAAAAACAAAATTGGCTGTCAATTTGGCAAATGTACTAAATGGCGAAATTATCAGTGCCGACAGCAGACAAGTGTTTGAGGGAATGGATATTGGCACTGGAAAAGATTTGAATGAGTATGTCATCAATGGCAAAAAAATTCCTTATCATTTAATAGATATTAGAAAAGCTGGCGAAAGTTATAATGTAAACGAGTTTAAAGAGGATTTCTTTCGGGTTTTTGCGGAGTTAACTGACAGAAATGCACTTCCGGTACTTTGTGGTGGCAGCGGAATGTATATTCATAGCTTGTTACAGGATCATGAATATACATCTATTCCTCCAAATGAGACATTGAGGGCATCTTTGGCAAAAGCAGAGACTGATGAGCTTAAAAGCATTTTGTCAAAATATTCTCATAAATTCAGATCCCATGCCGACTTGTCCTCCCGAAAAAGAATTCTGAGAGCAATAGAAGTATCAGCCTACCTGTCGGCACACACACTGGAAAGGAAGGAGCGACCTGTTTTTAATTACTGTGTGATAGGGCTGGAACCTGAGGTTAATTTGAGAAGAAGCAGAATTTCGAACAGATTGGAAAGGAGATTTAAAGAGGGGTTGATTGATGAGGTAGAACAATTGATAAAAAATGGGGTTTCGAAAGAGAAATTGATCTTCTACGGACTTGAATATAAGTTTGTTGTGGCTTATCTTTCTGGTGAAAATTCGTATGATGAGCTGCGGGAAAAATTAACCATTGCGATATGTCAGTTTGCAAAGCGTCAGATGACTTTTTTCAGAAAAATGGAAAAGGATGGGGTTAAAATAAATTGGATACCTTCGGATGATGAAACCGACCCTACAGCCCAGGCACTATCGTTCTATAATAGTCATTTTGATGTCATACGGTAG
- a CDS encoding tetratricopeptide repeat protein, whose translation MQSTRLVKLLEFLQSDPNDPFVLYALATEYNNSNDVEKALEYYLKLVADHPDYVGTYFHLGKLYQRIDQTDQALETYQKGMAAARNKRDMHAFSELQGAYNSAAGLDYEDD comes from the coding sequence ATGCAAAGTACCCGATTAGTAAAGTTATTGGAGTTTTTACAAAGTGACCCCAATGATCCGTTCGTATTGTATGCACTGGCTACAGAATATAACAATAGCAACGATGTTGAAAAAGCACTGGAGTATTATTTGAAATTAGTAGCCGATCATCCTGATTATGTGGGGACTTATTTTCATTTGGGGAAGCTTTATCAGAGGATAGACCAGACCGATCAGGCCCTGGAAACCTATCAGAAGGGGATGGCTGCAGCCCGAAATAAAAGGGATATGCATGCTTTTTCGGAGTTGCAGGGCGCTTACAATTCAGCAGCGGGTTTAGATTATGAAGATGATTAA
- the dnaB gene encoding replicative DNA helicase has translation MSNDHPSQGQDKANFSARKARLSNTMSAAGRIPPQATDLEEAILGALMLEKDALSTVIDILKADMFYNEGHKKIFEAIQGLFQKSKPVDILTVTSELRTLGHLEMIGGAYYITNLTNRVASAANIEFHARIVSQKYIQRELIRISSEIIQNAYEDTTDIFDLLDHAEKNLFDIAQNNLRRDTQKMDEIVKQSLATLEELRTKSDGLTGVPSGFTDLDRITGGWQASDLVIIAARPAMGKTAFVLTCARNATVQFHRPAVVFSLEMSSVQLVNRLISGEAEIEQEKIRKGNLAEWEWQQLHSKIGGLTEAPLLIDDTPALNIFEFRAKCRRLKAQYDIQLIIIDYLQLMHGKGEGQGGGGNREQEIGSISRALKSVAKELNVPVLALSQLSRAVESRPGVNGKRPMLSDLRESGSIEQDADMVLFLYRPEYYGITEDEQGRSQAGVGEVIIAKHRNGETGIVPLRFIGKYVKFADLEESYSTPTSFSMDSPSAGMAPSQDFDRPAGNVIIKPSRMDDMSDDAPF, from the coding sequence ATGAGTAACGATCACCCATCCCAAGGACAAGATAAAGCTAATTTCAGCGCCAGAAAAGCCAGGTTAAGCAATACCATGAGTGCTGCAGGTAGGATACCACCACAGGCGACAGACCTGGAAGAAGCTATCCTGGGTGCCCTAATGCTCGAAAAAGATGCCTTATCTACCGTAATTGATATACTTAAGGCTGATATGTTTTATAATGAAGGACATAAAAAAATCTTTGAAGCCATACAGGGACTTTTTCAAAAATCAAAACCGGTTGATATTTTAACGGTTACTTCAGAGTTGCGCACGCTGGGTCACCTTGAAATGATTGGGGGTGCCTATTACATCACCAACCTGACCAACAGAGTTGCATCTGCGGCCAATATTGAATTCCACGCACGGATTGTGTCTCAAAAATACATCCAAAGGGAACTCATCAGAATCTCTTCAGAAATTATTCAAAACGCCTACGAAGATACCACTGATATTTTTGACCTGCTGGATCATGCCGAAAAGAATTTATTTGATATCGCGCAAAATAACCTTCGTCGGGATACACAAAAAATGGACGAGATTGTAAAACAGTCTTTGGCCACGTTAGAGGAACTGCGTACCAAAAGCGATGGTTTAACAGGGGTGCCTTCCGGCTTTACCGATCTCGACCGTATTACCGGTGGATGGCAAGCTTCAGATCTGGTGATCATTGCTGCACGTCCGGCAATGGGAAAAACAGCTTTCGTATTAACTTGCGCTCGAAATGCAACTGTACAGTTTCACCGCCCCGCTGTAGTATTCTCTTTGGAGATGTCTTCTGTGCAGCTGGTTAATCGTTTGATTTCCGGAGAAGCTGAAATTGAGCAGGAAAAAATCAGAAAAGGAAACCTGGCCGAGTGGGAATGGCAACAGCTGCATAGTAAAATAGGTGGTCTTACAGAAGCTCCTCTCCTGATAGATGACACTCCAGCATTAAATATATTTGAATTCAGGGCAAAATGCAGAAGGCTAAAAGCGCAGTACGACATCCAGCTCATCATCATCGATTATTTGCAGCTGATGCACGGTAAAGGTGAAGGACAAGGTGGAGGCGGAAACAGGGAGCAGGAAATCGGTAGTATTTCAAGGGCGCTAAAATCGGTAGCCAAAGAATTGAACGTTCCGGTGCTGGCACTATCTCAGTTGAGTCGTGCGGTAGAAAGTAGACCGGGGGTAAATGGAAAAAGGCCAATGCTATCCGATTTACGTGAATCGGGGTCCATTGAACAGGATGCCGACATGGTACTATTTTTATACAGACCTGAATATTACGGCATCACCGAAGATGAACAGGGACGTTCACAAGCTGGGGTTGGTGAGGTAATCATTGCAAAACACCGTAATGGTGAAACGGGCATTGTGCCACTAAGATTTATTGGTAAATACGTAAAATTTGCCGATTTGGAAGAAAGTTACTCAACTCCCACTTCATTCTCTATGGATAGCCCAAGTGCAGGAATGGCACCATCTCAGGACTTTGACAGACCTGCTGGAAATGTCATCATCAAACCTTCCCGTATGGATGATATGAGTGATGACGCACCGTTTTAA
- a CDS encoding outer membrane beta-barrel protein: MKKVTKMFAIAAGLFIFTATASQAQTRENAKGVRLGLGISAGAPTDGSPFKYAYGADLGFQFDLSRELALTATGGYTSYKAKDNQGDDYNFIPVKAGVKVFPQIGGLYLSGDAGFGFGTKKDAKESFIYSGGIGYQTAGGFDIGARYEGVTQQRTSNTFRPQNGQFALRLAYSFKL; the protein is encoded by the coding sequence ATGAAAAAAGTTACAAAAATGTTTGCTATTGCAGCAGGATTATTCATTTTCACTGCAACAGCTTCTCAGGCGCAAACAAGAGAAAATGCTAAAGGTGTTCGTTTAGGTTTAGGTATCAGCGCTGGTGCGCCAACAGATGGTTCTCCATTTAAATATGCTTATGGTGCAGACTTAGGTTTCCAGTTTGATTTATCAAGAGAATTGGCACTTACTGCAACCGGAGGTTACACTTCATATAAAGCAAAAGATAACCAAGGTGATGATTACAATTTCATTCCGGTAAAAGCTGGTGTTAAAGTATTCCCTCAAATTGGTGGTTTATATTTATCAGGTGATGCTGGTTTTGGTTTCGGTACTAAAAAAGATGCTAAAGAGTCATTCATTTATTCAGGTGGTATAGGTTACCAAACTGCAGGTGGTTTTGATATCGGTGCAAGATACGAAGGTGTTACTCAACAAAGAACTTCAAACACATTCAGACCACAAAACGGTCAGTTTGCTTTACGTTTAGCTTATAGCTTTAAATTGTAA
- a CDS encoding DUF3347 domain-containing protein, translated as MRKYLAVMLITGIVSCTNTDKKVAGNSDTTSTTVKTTAAGVELKDTKVQAIYNGYIALKDALVGTKFEDAQKAAAVLKTDLANYKGCENTSLIADKIANAKDIKTQRHEFTSLSSDVIALFKHADVVKGTIFIQHCPMANNGDGGDWLAAEQKIQNPYYGDEMMECGRVLEEIKSVK; from the coding sequence ATGAGAAAATATCTTGCAGTAATGCTGATAACAGGGATAGTTTCTTGCACAAATACCGATAAGAAAGTAGCAGGGAATTCAGATACAACATCCACAACCGTTAAAACAACGGCTGCAGGTGTTGAATTAAAAGACACTAAGGTTCAGGCCATTTATAATGGTTATATAGCTTTAAAAGATGCTTTGGTGGGTACAAAATTTGAAGATGCGCAAAAAGCTGCTGCGGTGCTTAAAACGGATCTGGCCAATTATAAAGGCTGTGAAAATACTTCGCTGATTGCAGATAAAATTGCGAATGCAAAAGATATTAAAACGCAACGTCATGAGTTTACTTCGCTAAGTTCCGATGTCATCGCTTTATTTAAGCATGCTGATGTAGTGAAGGGGACCATTTTTATACAGCACTGTCCGATGGCCAATAATGGTGATGGTGGCGACTGGCTTGCTGCTGAACAGAAAATACAAAATCCTTATTATGGGGATGAGATGATGGAGTGTGGCCGGGTGTTGGAAGAGATCAAATCCGTCAAGTAA
- a CDS encoding electron transfer flavoprotein subunit alpha/FixB family protein: MSVLVYVEQVDGKFKKSVFEAVSYAKAIADKQGSSLTAISIGNVEESALKELGKYGASKVLNVSNEQLKNFVNQAYAAVIAAAAKQEQADVVVLSNSFSGKGLAPRIAVKLEAGLVDGAVELPQTDGGKFAVKKTAFSGKAFAITELTSAVKVIALNPNAFGTKENPTDAAITAFSPEVKSTDLAAIVKEVVRATNKISLPDAELVVSAGRGLKGPENWGMIEELAGLLGAATACSKPVSDADWRPHSEHVGQTGIAISPNLYIAIGISGAIQHLAGVSSSKVIVVINKDPEAPFFKVADYGIVGDAFEVVPKLIEALKAHKG, translated from the coding sequence ATGTCAGTTTTAGTATATGTAGAACAAGTAGATGGTAAATTTAAGAAATCTGTTTTCGAAGCAGTTTCTTATGCAAAGGCCATTGCAGATAAACAAGGAAGTAGTTTAACAGCCATTTCGATAGGTAACGTTGAAGAAAGCGCGCTTAAAGAGCTTGGAAAATATGGTGCATCTAAAGTACTAAATGTTTCCAACGAACAATTAAAGAATTTTGTGAACCAGGCTTATGCGGCTGTAATTGCAGCAGCAGCAAAGCAAGAACAGGCAGATGTTGTGGTTTTATCTAACTCCTTCTCTGGCAAAGGACTGGCACCACGTATTGCAGTAAAACTTGAAGCAGGTTTAGTTGACGGCGCAGTAGAACTACCGCAAACCGATGGTGGAAAATTTGCCGTAAAGAAAACAGCTTTCTCAGGAAAAGCATTTGCCATTACCGAACTGACTTCAGCAGTAAAAGTTATTGCCCTAAACCCAAATGCATTTGGTACAAAAGAAAATCCAACTGATGCAGCCATAACCGCCTTCAGTCCGGAAGTAAAATCAACAGATCTTGCCGCTATTGTAAAGGAAGTGGTTAGAGCAACCAATAAAATCTCTTTACCCGATGCAGAATTGGTAGTGTCGGCAGGCAGAGGCTTAAAGGGACCTGAAAACTGGGGAATGATAGAGGAGCTGGCTGGTTTATTGGGCGCAGCAACAGCTTGTTCCAAACCGGTATCTGATGCCGATTGGAGACCACATTCTGAACACGTAGGGCAAACAGGTATTGCCATTAGTCCTAATTTATATATTGCCATAGGCATTTCGGGTGCTATCCAACACCTGGCCGGTGTCAGTTCGTCAAAAGTAATTGTAGTCATCAACAAAGACCCTGAAGCCCCTTTCTTTAAAGTTGCCGACTATGGAATCGTTGGCGATGCATTTGAAGTAGTACCAAAATTAATTGAGGCATTAAAAGCACATAAAGGCTAA
- a CDS encoding DUF1801 domain-containing protein, whose protein sequence is MKTDFIEIFQTIRAVLQPYVAMGFNNRINSETTYDLWSDKHVIIEGKKRTEVYFSAVMIHKGHVGFYFMPVYALAEMKHLFDPMLLKLLKGKSCFHIKKLDDILLSYIESALAEGYKLYKEKGWV, encoded by the coding sequence ATGAAAACAGATTTTATAGAAATTTTCCAAACCATAAGAGCTGTGTTGCAGCCATATGTTGCAATGGGCTTCAACAATAGAATCAATAGTGAAACCACCTACGATTTGTGGAGTGATAAACATGTGATAATTGAGGGAAAAAAGAGAACTGAAGTTTATTTTTCGGCGGTAATGATACACAAGGGGCATGTGGGTTTTTATTTTATGCCTGTATATGCATTAGCTGAAATGAAGCATCTTTTTGATCCAATGCTGTTAAAACTGTTAAAAGGGAAGTCGTGTTTTCATATCAAAAAGCTGGACGATATACTCTTGTCTTACATTGAAAGTGCATTGGCCGAAGGTTACAAATTATACAAGGAAAAAGGTTGGGTATAG
- the chrA gene encoding chromate efflux transporter: MGKRQLLFIRNVILFTFTAFGGAQAHLALLLKFFVKNVRFVSEEELLELNALAQVLPGPASTQTLVGVAYKVGGLKLSIITFLIWILPSAAIMTFAAISFAKLDQKEKFAEILEYIQPIALGIVAYGAFNLAKRVLVSQLTVFLAISAAIVTLVLRNAYVFPLAILLGGIVSSAIGTPAEESTIRLNLFSNINPKKLTYFFGVLLLLALLGAIINRTSPFSLPIRLFENFYRNGIVIFGGGQVLVPLMFTEFVQMKQYLSASGFLSGFALQQALPGPTFSFTSYLGALSMRNFGFGITGQILGGFVGVLGINLPGLILVLFIVPFWEDLKKITRIKYSLTGINAVSVGFIIAAFILLLLPVALDALAITIMVVTFLILNYTKISTPFIVLAGILLGYFL; encoded by the coding sequence GTGGGAAAAAGGCAATTGTTATTTATCAGAAATGTAATCCTTTTTACCTTCACCGCTTTCGGAGGCGCACAGGCTCATCTGGCGCTTTTGCTCAAATTTTTTGTAAAAAACGTAAGGTTTGTCTCCGAGGAAGAATTGCTGGAACTGAATGCACTTGCACAGGTGTTGCCTGGTCCGGCTTCAACACAAACCCTTGTAGGTGTAGCTTATAAAGTGGGCGGGCTAAAGCTTTCCATTATCACTTTTTTGATCTGGATTTTACCATCTGCAGCCATCATGACCTTTGCGGCCATCAGTTTTGCTAAGCTTGATCAGAAAGAGAAGTTTGCTGAAATTTTAGAATATATACAACCTATTGCATTGGGAATTGTGGCCTATGGGGCTTTTAATCTTGCAAAAAGGGTTCTGGTATCCCAGTTGACTGTTTTTCTGGCTATTTCTGCAGCTATTGTTACCTTGGTTTTGAGAAATGCCTATGTGTTTCCACTGGCTATTTTATTGGGAGGGATAGTTTCTTCGGCTATAGGAACACCTGCCGAGGAGAGTACCATCAGATTGAATTTGTTTTCTAATATTAATCCTAAAAAGCTGACTTACTTTTTTGGAGTATTGTTGTTGTTGGCACTGCTTGGAGCTATTATCAACCGGACATCTCCTTTTAGTCTACCCATCAGGCTGTTCGAGAATTTTTACCGAAACGGCATCGTTATTTTTGGAGGCGGACAAGTGCTGGTACCGCTGATGTTTACCGAGTTTGTGCAGATGAAGCAATATTTAAGTGCTTCCGGATTTTTGTCGGGCTTTGCCTTACAACAGGCTTTACCAGGACCTACATTTTCATTTACGAGCTATCTGGGTGCTTTAAGTATGCGGAATTTTGGTTTTGGTATAACCGGTCAGATTTTAGGGGGATTTGTCGGTGTGCTAGGGATTAATTTGCCCGGTTTAATTCTGGTGTTGTTTATTGTTCCCTTTTGGGAGGATTTGAAAAAAATCACACGCATTAAATACTCTTTGACGGGCATTAATGCGGTGAGTGTAGGTTTTATTATAGCTGCTTTTATCCTGTTGCTATTGCCGGTTGCTTTAGATGCCCTGGCCATAACAATTATGGTAGTCACCTTCCTGATTCTAAATTATACCAAAATAAGCACACCTTTCATTGTGCTGGCGGGAATATTACTGGGCTATTTTTTATAG
- a CDS encoding bifunctional nuclease family protein, which translates to MKKVKLDIVGLSYSQTQSGAYALVLGEVNGRRRLPIIIGAFEAQAIAIEIEKMTPSRPLTHDLFKTFAQIYNIEIQEILIYNLVEGVFYAKLICTDGKTTHEIDARTSDAIALAVRFNAVIYTYEFILSSAGIVIEGNDFLFLENIDNLSKEQGTEDISSIPSSSYKSLSIEELNQKLQEAIAEEAYEKAARIRDELNKRNNER; encoded by the coding sequence ATGAAAAAAGTAAAACTAGATATTGTTGGTTTATCTTATAGCCAAACGCAATCGGGCGCCTATGCCCTGGTGCTGGGAGAAGTAAATGGCAGAAGACGTTTACCTATTATAATAGGTGCGTTTGAGGCGCAGGCTATTGCCATTGAGATTGAAAAAATGACGCCAAGCAGGCCTCTAACCCACGACCTGTTTAAAACCTTTGCCCAAATCTATAACATTGAAATTCAGGAAATTTTAATCTATAACCTGGTTGAAGGTGTGTTTTATGCCAAACTCATCTGTACAGATGGTAAAACTACCCACGAAATTGACGCACGAACCTCTGATGCAATTGCGCTCGCCGTACGTTTCAACGCTGTCATTTATACCTACGAATTTATACTCTCTTCGGCCGGTATAGTAATCGAAGGAAATGATTTCCTTTTCCTGGAAAATATTGACAACCTATCTAAGGAACAAGGTACAGAAGACATATCTTCTATTCCGTCTTCCAGCTATAAGTCATTAAGTATAGAAGAACTGAATCAAAAACTTCAGGAAGCAATTGCCGAGGAAGCTTATGAAAAAGCGGCCCGTATCCGTGATGAACTAAACAAAAGAAATAATGAACGTTAA
- a CDS encoding citrate synthase encodes MSDIVEIKIDGKVYEFPVITGTEGEKAIDISKLRDLTGHITLDFGYKNTGSTKSAITFLDGELGILKYRGYPIEELAEKSTFIEVAYLLIYGDLPTQDQLTNFQTQISRHTLIHEDMKKFLDGYPSKSHPMAQLSSLVCSLSTFYPESLNANSSPETMDLTMIKLLAKFPTIVSFIYKKSLGHPLIYPKNKYDYVSNFLNMIFGQRTEEIEIDPVVVKAMNALLILHADHEQNCSASTVRMVGSSDCNLYASVSAGIDALWGPLHGGANQAVIEMLELIKEDGGDTEKWINKAKDKNDPFRMMGFGHRVYKNFDPRAKIIKKACDDILEKLGIDDPVLEIAKKLEEAALNDPYFVQRKLYPNVDFYSGIIYRALGFPTDMFTVLFALGRLPGWIAQWKEMHENKEPIGRPRQIYVGHTDRKFVPLKDR; translated from the coding sequence ATGTCAGATATTGTAGAAATTAAGATTGATGGAAAAGTGTATGAATTTCCTGTTATTACCGGTACTGAAGGAGAGAAGGCTATTGATATTTCTAAACTTAGAGATTTAACCGGTCATATCACTTTAGACTTTGGTTACAAAAATACGGGCTCTACCAAAAGTGCTATTACGTTTTTGGATGGCGAACTGGGTATTTTAAAATACCGTGGTTATCCGATTGAAGAGCTGGCAGAGAAATCGACATTTATTGAGGTAGCTTATTTACTGATATATGGTGACTTGCCTACGCAGGACCAACTTACAAACTTTCAGACCCAAATTAGCAGACATACGCTGATACATGAGGATATGAAAAAGTTTTTGGATGGATACCCTTCAAAATCGCATCCAATGGCTCAGCTTTCTTCTTTGGTTTGCTCGCTGTCGACATTTTATCCTGAATCTTTAAACGCCAATTCATCTCCTGAAACAATGGATCTGACGATGATTAAATTATTGGCGAAGTTTCCGACTATTGTTTCTTTCATTTATAAAAAATCTTTAGGTCACCCGCTTATTTATCCGAAAAATAAATACGACTACGTAAGCAATTTTCTGAATATGATTTTTGGCCAACGTACTGAGGAGATTGAAATTGATCCGGTGGTGGTTAAAGCTATGAATGCATTGTTGATTTTACATGCTGATCACGAACAAAACTGTTCAGCTTCAACAGTAAGAATGGTAGGTTCATCGGATTGTAACCTGTATGCTTCTGTATCGGCTGGTATTGATGCTTTATGGGGACCGCTTCATGGTGGTGCCAATCAGGCTGTGATTGAAATGCTGGAATTGATTAAGGAAGATGGTGGCGATACTGAAAAGTGGATCAACAAAGCGAAAGATAAAAACGATCCATTCCGTATGATGGGCTTTGGTCACCGCGTTTATAAGAATTTTGACCCTAGAGCTAAAATCATTAAAAAAGCATGTGATGATATCCTTGAAAAACTGGGTATTGATGATCCTGTTTTGGAAATTGCTAAGAAACTGGAAGAGGCTGCTTTGAATGATCCTTATTTTGTTCAGCGTAAACTTTATCCGAATGTTGACTTTTATTCGGGTATTATTTACCGGGCTTTAGGGTTCCCAACCGATATGTTTACTGTTTTGTTTGCTTTAGGCCGCCTACCAGGGTGGATTGCCCAATGGAAGGAGATGCATGAAAATAAAGAACCTATTGGTCGCCCACGTCAGATTTATGTTGGTCATACCGATAGAAAATTTGTACCGTTAAAAGACAGGTAA